The following nucleotide sequence is from Ailuropoda melanoleuca isolate Jingjing chromosome 12, ASM200744v2, whole genome shotgun sequence.
GCTGGGTCCTcaagggaggaagggtggagagaGCTAGAGGTTCAGATTCTGGATCCTGGGAGGACAAGGGCTGGGCACTTGGACATTGAACCTACAAAGCTGAAGGAAGGAAGTTGGGGGCCCCTTGAAGCGAACTAAGGTGCTGCCTGCTATGTTCCGAGTGGGGAAGTGGCGGTTTGGGGGTGAGATCCTGAAGAAAGTGGCAGGTCAGACAGTCAGAAGGTCAGACTGTTCTGCTGCTTGGACTTTGGCTCTGCCACGACACTGCCCGAGCCCTACCCCACGTCCCCCCTCCTTTTCCAACCTCTCCCACAGCCCGGGCCCAGGACTCGGAGAGCGAGAGGGAGGAAGTTCGGACAGGTGAGCATTCTGGGGAAGCCCACATGCTGGCAATGGAGAGCTGGAGAGGCTCGGAAGCTGGGCTGAGGGAGGCCAGCCTGGAAAAACTGGGAGGTCAGGATGGAAAGACAGCTGTTACAAGAGGGAAAGTGCCCCTGGCTGAGAGCTGACCTCTTCAGACCAGACCCTCACCCATCGTTTCCTCCCTGGGAGCCAATGGGGGCCTCAGAGCCTGAGGGCCTCAGAGCCAGGAGGCCACCTTCTGATGCACCTGGACCCTTAGGGCAGATTCctcacctgagagagagagaaaggttcatggtccctctccttcccctgcagtGCCCGGCATGTGGGGTTACCTGTCCATGTTGCCTGCCTTCCTGGCTCTTTGGGCTATCGCTGGAGTCTGGACCGTGTGAGTGTTAGAGGCAGAAGACCCCTggctctgagggaggaggggctggggggtctggactcctgggtctgagggaggaggagctgggggcctgggctcCCGGGTCTGAAGGGGAGGGAGTTAGAAGTCCTTGTTTCTGTggataacagaaagaaaaggtgtCCTTAAAAACCACTCTGATGTCTCCCTATACTTCAGTTTTGCTGTTGCAGTGACCAACAGGTCTGTGAACCTCACCGAAGGTTTCCCCTATATCAGGTAGTTATGTCactggcggggtgggggtggggcgttCCGAGGGAGAAGGGGGCTTCTGGCTCCGAGGAGCCACAGGATGACCCTTCTTCTTCCCCAGCCTCTGTGGATCTTACCCGCCTCAGAGCTGCATCTTCAGCCAGCTGCTCAACACGGGGGCTGTTATGGGTAAATATTCTCAGCCCTTTCTGTTCAGGGCGAAAGCCCCCACTgccgccccagccccagccccaggagtccaagcccccacccttcccccataTGTGGGGGTTAGGCCCCCACCCCTAGACGCCCAGTCTCTCCGCACCCCTCCCCAGGAGTCCGGGTCCGGCTTGCCCGcccacttccctctcctcccagcctcctggatCTGCATTATCCGTTACCACCAGCTCCGGGACTGGGGAGTCGGAAAATGGCTTAACCAGCTGATCATGTGGACGGGGCTCCTGTGTGCCCTGGGCACCTCGGTGGTGGGCAATTTCCAGGTGAGATGGCACGGGCTCGTGGAGCCCATCAAGGAGCTCCAACCAGCTCGAGTCCGGGACTACAGCTCCCAGCACCCCCCGCGGCCGCTGGCTTGTCCGCGCACGGCCTTCTGGGACTTGTATTTCTCTGGTGGTCCTTGGGCGGGGGAGAGAGGTGATCTCCTCCGCTCTCTGGAGTCCCGCGTGGGAGGCTCTTGGTATAATTATTTCACTGAACCCTAGAAGATTGGGGTAATTTACTGCCGTCTCTTGCCTCTTTCCccttttaataatgaaattacTCAGTCACTGATTCTTGCCACTTAGATGGCGCGCTCACGCCTTGCGGGGCGCTAGGCTTTACACGGTGTAGGTTTTCATCCATCCGCGCGAGAGCCCTAGAAAGACCCTTTTTGGTCAAATgcacagagggttttttttgttttttgttttttgctttgttttgtttttgtttttgttttaatcagctGGTTCGCGGCGGTCAGAAACAACCCAGATTCATAGACTCGAGAACTCACACTCTTCACCTTTCACCTTGAAGTTCGGTAGATATTTGtagaacaaatgaatggataatcGATTGGAGAAAGCctattgattattttatattgttatttaattttactgtGATGTCTCTGACTCCATACCACAGGATAAGACGCTGCCTCCCACTTGTTAAGAAAAATTCCccatcactcattcatttattcctgtgCTCCTCAactttaacttcttaaaaaaattttttttaagatttttatttttatttatttttttaaagattttatttatttatttgacagagagagacagccagagagagagggaacacaagcagggggagggggaaaggaagaagcagcctcccagcggaggaacctgatgcggggctcgatcccatgacgccgggatcacaccctgagccaaaggcagacgcttgacgactgacccacccaggcgcccctaagatttttatttttgtatttgagagacagagggcgtgagagagagaaatcatgagcagcggggagggacagagggagaagccgactccttgctgagctgggagcctgatggagggcttgatctctggaccctgggatcgcgacctgagccgaaggcagacgcttaaccaactgagccacccgggtgcccctcttcttaaaattattatattgcTCCCCTAAGGAACCTTCTAAAGACATTTCCCGCTGGTCACCATTTCCCCTCATtcaacttttaatatttaaaaaaatattaaataacatatactatatatctGGAAGCCACAAACCATTGTAATCTTTAAGAACTTTTTTGCCCCCCCaaaagccagttttttttttgtttttttgttttttttaaacaaatcttttttttttttttaaagattttatttatttatttgacagagatagaaacagccagagagagagggaacacaagcagggggagtgggagaggaagaaacaggctcatatcagaggagcctgatgtggggctcgatcccataacgccgggatcacgccctgagccgaaggcagacgcttaaccgctgtgccacccaggcgccccccaaaagcCAGTTTTTACTCCTGGGTGGCAATATCAGCCCTCCCCCACTCTAGTTGAGAATGAAAGGTTTGTTGCACTAGTAGTTCCTGAACGCCTACGGTTCAGGTCCTGTATTGGGGGGTGAGGCCGCAGCAGTGAGCAGTCTATTGAGGGGGTCagggacccctccccccactgtgtATTTACTGTCCTCTCAACTCTTGTCCCTTTTCCTCCCAGCAAAAGAACCAGCTGCCCACGCACCTGGTAGGGGCCTTCTTTGCCTTATTCGCGGGCAACTTCTACTTCTGGCTGCAGCTTTATCTCTGCTGGCGGATGAAgagcctgccccagcctggggccCCCTGGATCGGGCCCCTCCGCCTGGGCCTCTGCAGCCTCTGCACCATCCTCATGGTGGCCAGTATCCTTACCGGGGCGGCGGACAGGGGTCGGGGGTTCTTCATCGGGGTGGGTCGGCTCCATGCAATGTGCAGTGCcctgtcctctctgggcctcaatctCCTCAGGATTTTAGTGTCGTGGAAGGTGTCAACCCTGCGGTCAGGCAGCCTGGACTGAAGCCCACCTCCCCCACGTCctagctggggagggggaggggaaactcCACTGGCTGAACTTCTCAGCGGCTCAGCTCCTTCCTCTATCAAATGTGGGTAATAACAGGGCTGCCCCCCGCATTGTAGGGAATAAGGGAGAAATGCATGTGAGGTGCTTAGATCGGTGCCCAGCACAGTGAGCCCCCAAGAAATATTGGGATGATGGTAAGCCAGAGGCAGCAGTCTGCTTGGGGTACCTGCCCTGTGCCGGGCATCATGTTGGCAAAGACGGGAATCTGTGGTTCAGATAGGGGGAGTCCCTTGGCCAAGACCCGTCATGAAGTCCAATGGTGGAGCTCGTGCTGGACGGCAGGCAGCTTACACAGGCTCTCGAGAGCCGTCCGTGTCTCTTCCCAGCTCCACGTTTGGTGCTGTCATACCAGCAGTTCCCACTGGCCTTGGTGGGAGTGTTCACAACACAGAAATTGGCCAATGCTGAGAATCAGAGCTGGTTGTTAACCATTTACCAGCCTGTCTACCACGCACTGAAGACTCTACCCAATCCAGTTCTGAGTCACCCCAGCCCAGAATCTTTCCGCCAGCCCGGCACGCCTCCGGGTGACTCACATCACTGTGCTTCAGTGTCCGTATCCGTAAAATGCAGTTGTTACTGATAAAGCTCCCTGAGAGAGGAGAGGCTGCCAACTCAGCCTTAGGGACCCATCTCCTCCTTGGGGAGAATGGACGGGAGGCCAGAAGGCTGCTGGTGTTCAGAACAGCCTACCGGGAAACAAGCTTAGATCCTGTGCTCGCTGCCTGGAGGACAGCTGCTTAGTTGGGATTGTTCCAGCACATGGAGTGGGCAGTCCCATTTCCCAGAGCCGCAAACTGAATCCCGTGAAATGGGTGGGAAGGGCTGGCCCTCAGCTGAACCTTTAGCTACCGCAGCTGTGCAAGCATCTCTCCTCTGCAGGGGCCCGGTTGGTGATAAGATCCAGCAGCcccttgtattttattatttaaaaaaattttttagagcattttatgtatttatttgagagagagcaggaggaagagcagagggagagggacaagcagactctggtagtgtggagccccacgctgggcttcatctcaggaccccgagagcatgacctgagccgaaaccaagggtcgtTTGCgtaagtgactgagtcacccggACGCCCTGTGCTGGCCCCTTTTAAAATCCCAGCTGGGCTGATCATCAGTTTGGCTGCCCCTTCTTCTGTGGGGCTCAAATATCCCTTGGCCCTGGGGCCAAGAAATGAACCATAAAGATGGCCAGTGGAGTGTGATAGGGGCTGGGGTTCTGCAAGGATGGGTCTGAGAACTGGCCAATTCTGAGCTGTTCTTGCGAACCAGCTGCTTTTCGCCTGCTTTGGGAGGTTGGGGACACACCACAGGTGCATGCCGAGGGTGGAAAAACCAGGTTGGAGAGAAGGCCACTGGCAGGGCCTGAGATGAGGATTTCCAGTGCTAAGGTGAGGCTTTAAAGACTCGGGTTTCTTCCTGGGGGCAATAGGGAGCCATGGGAAGTTTATGAGCAGGTGAGGAACAAGGCCAATTCTGGCCCTAACTACCTTGTGTGTGGGTGCTCTCACCTCTCCTTTGCTCTAGGATTCATGGGATCAGGGGTGATGTCGGCCTCATCTACTGTCTAAAAATCCTTGAATGAAATAATGTCTAAGCTGATCTCGGAGTGAGTGGGAGCTGGCTTGGCCGAGAAGCAGGAGGGTTGTTGCAGTGAGGGGCTCCCAGAAAACCAAGGGCCTCTCCCCTAGTTTGAGCTCGGAGTGTGCGTGGGCTGGAGGTTGAAAAGgttttcagggggcgcctggagggctcagttggtagagcatgcggctcttgatcttggggttgtcagttcaaatcccacattgggtgtatcgagaaagaaagagagagagggagggagggagagagggagggagggaaaaagggggagggagggaggaaggagggttgATGTTCTGGAGCAGGGGGGTGAGAAGCTAGAGACAGGACAGGGCAGATCAGAAGAGAGACGCAAGAACAGAAAGAGATGCATGAGGCCAGCAGGATAGGCCTTAGGGTGACCCGCTGGCCATGGGgatcaggagagggagggggtgaggatgAGTCTCCAGGGTCTGCTAGGCGCCTGAGTGGGTGACAGAGTTGTCGCCAGGTGGGGAcgccaggaggaggaagaaattttaGGGTGCGAGTGGGAGGGGCCTGTGGGCCACGGGTAGGGGATGGAAGTTGCCAACATAGCCTGAGGCTGGCGGCCGGGTTGGGGGTGTCTTTAGGACACGCTGCATATTTGAAGGAAGAAGCGGTTGGCAGCTCCTTGTCTGGCCGGGCAAGGGGAAGATGGTGATGGTGGAGTCTCAATGGGGTCAGGGAAGTCCGTGGGTAAGATAAGAACTTTGTTCTGGGATGTCGGAAGTGGAATACGAGCAGGAGGAACGTGCAAGGGGAACATTCGTGAAGCAGCCTTAGATGGGGAGCAGGGCATCCCTGTGACAGTGTCTGGGAGCCGCGGGGGTGGGTGTCCCTCCGAGACCATTCCGGCCGGGGCGGGGCAAGTGCGTCTGGAGAGGGCACCCAGCCCTGGTGACCCTGGGGACTCCGCTGGGCTCCCAGCTCCTTCCTGCTTGGTGTGACCCTTGACCCGGGTGTGAAGTGGTGATCCTCCACTCCTGGCCGATGCGCTCGGCCTCCGCTGCCTGCGAGTGGGCCATCGCCATGCTGCTGTTCACGCTCTTCGGCCTGTTTGCCGTGGATTTTTCCTGCCTGGATGGCTGCACCCTGTGTCTCCAGCCaggccccagcctcagccccccGCCGgcctcccccatctccctgcaGATCACCCTGTGAATGGGCAGTCCGGTCGGTGTGGTCAGGGCCACCCAGGAAGTGAGAGGCCAAGGCCAGCCAGCCATCCCTGCTCAaggctatttattattattattattaatttttttttNNCCGGATCTGCTAAGCCACCCCAACCAGCCccccgtccctcccccaccccaccccgcagaGAGAttgatcaataaataaaataataaattaatcaataaataaaatagaaacagctCCCCTGCCCTCAGTCCCCCCTAGAACCACCCCCCAATTGGGCACGGCCCCCTGAGCCCCATCCCTGCAGGGCAAGGCCGGGTTTGTTGTGTCTCTCCCCTCCCTACATACTCCTTGGGCCCTATTTACAGATTCAcagttggggggcagggaaggggggtggagggggctccCCTCCTTCCCCGGCCCCCTGGGGTCAGGGCAGAGGGGTCCCATTGGTGGCCAGGAGCTTCTTGTCCTTAGCGGGGCCTCGGCGGGGAGAGCTGGTCAGCTCTGGGTCTGGGCGGCCAGGTGGGGGCTGCAGGCTTCTGGGTGGGGTGCCAGCCGGCCGAGTCTGGGCCCCGTTCTTCTCATCTGTGGAGGAGGAAGCACTGTGGCCTCAGGAAAGTCAAGGCTGCCGAACCCCAAGGAACACATTCCAGCAACATTGTGGTGAGGCCAGGGGCCCCCATCGCAGGGCCAGAAGCCTGGGGGGACAGCTGCCAGGAGGACACCCATGTGCAACCAGACCTGGCAACCCCAGGACAGCAGGTCATGCATCCTgggcccctccagcccctgtgGCTTTGGAAACTGGGCCAAGTTAGTCCCAATGAGACCCAGAGGCCCGACTCCAGGGGACATTCTCACAGACTCTGGCTATGACACTATTCACTAAGAGACAGCCTGTCACAGCAGGAGATCACACTCGAGTCCCCAGATTGCAGCTAGAGGTCCCCTTGCCTTCCGCTACCCTGGTTGTTAGGGGAAACGCTCCTTAGCAACAGGGCGCAGGGGAGCCTACAAGGGGTTGTTTGGGGGATCTGAACAAACCCGGATGGTTGATTGCCCTTCTCCAGAACACCGTTCCAAAACTTTTGTTAACAGGAAGTTACACAACCTGGACACAGACTAGTCATCCTCTTAGGGACCCCTGGAGGTGCCCTCCCTAGGCACGAGGACTTCTCAGGTCAGGATGGCCCATCCCGGATGGAGCTCATGCCCCAGCCTCTCTGAGAACCTGTGATCCTGCCCACAGACCAAAGCCCTGGGGCACTTGCTCAGCAGGAGGTCTCCCCTCCAGCCCACAGGATAAAAGAAGGACACATGGCCTTGGGCCGCTGCTTCTCACCTGCCAGGGCCTGCACGGAGGGCTGGTCGTGAGTGCTCAGCAGCTGGGCCTGGATGGTCTCCACAACTCGCTTGAACCGACGGCTGGGACCTGGAGGGGATACAGAGACGCACTGActtggggacagggacagggaaggCCCTCCCACCCTGTGGAACCCAGCAAAGCACTCTCCTCCTCTTGGTCTCAATTTCTTGCCCTGTGTTGGGGCCAGGCATAAACCCACCGTTTGCAAATGGGCGGCTAAGAAAGATTGGAGTTAAAATGATGATGGGTGTGGCTTTCTATTTAAATAGGCTGTATCATTAGTTTCTAGTGGAGGCCAAGAAGAGCCaggaatacaagaaaaataatcgggaagtaaaaaaaaaaaatcttaaaatcgaGGAAGTCTTGCAATTAGTCTTTAAGGGAAAGGGGCAAATAAATAGTGTTGTAATTCATTTTTGTGATGTAACGTTGTGGCAGCCTTGTTTAGAAACTCTGGGAGCAAGCCCATCTCCCAACTGTGACATACTAAGACTGCTAACAAGGGCAGCAAACAGAAGCATCTCTTGTTATTCAAACTCTCGTCATCAGGGCTCAGGAACCAAGCTGAATTGGAAGCAAgacatttctgtggttttcatCTCTGGTGCCAACTCTTGATTGGTCATGGCTGCCTGCAGTTTCTGAGGCTACAGCTGAGCTCAGCAGGAAGAAGTGCTGTGATCAACTGGTGATGTCTGCTCTGGGTGCAGGAATGACATTGGACAGCAGTGAGCCACATCTTTGATCTTCTGCCGTACAGTCTTAACAAAATAGGAAGGGAGCTCACACTTCAAGGTCAGCAGGGCTAGGTTGAGTCCAGCTCTGTCATGGTTTGCAATGTGACTCTGTCAAGTCAATTTACCTCAACAGgactctgttttctcctctgtaaagtgggttAGCACTAATACCTCAAAGGCTGCTGGGAAGCTTCAATAAAACAGTGCATGTAAAGCACCTGGAACATCATAAATGTCCGtgaaggagtgcctgggtggcttagtccattaagcgtctgcctttggctcaggtcatgatcccagggacctgggatcaagcccctcattgggctccctgttcagcggggcctacttctccctctatcccttccccCCGATTTGTGCCTGCCccactatcaaataaataaaatcttaaaaaaaaaaatgtccatgaaGTGTCAATGAGAAAAGGGGGAAGGACAGAATACAGGGGTCTGAATGAGGAGGGGGCTCATGCAGTCAGCACTAGCTGGGTACCATCTCTTCCCTCTTGCTGCCCTCTTGGGCCACTATCCTAGCTCAACTGTCTTGAACATCCCACACACCAGGTTGAAGGCAGTCTTTAGCTTTGGGAAGCTTACCGGAGATGAGCGTAAAGGTGACAGAGTAGATGCCACCCCCACCACTGCCATCCCGTCGTGGGGAAGGCTCTGGACCCTCTGAGGAGCTGATGTCCACCTGGAATCGGACGGGCTTCTGGAAGACGGATGGGCCGCCACTGGCCTTGTACTCGGCCCTGAAGCTGGTCTGTGACAGCACACTGTGACTCAGGCTGGGTATCTGAGACAGGCGGGGGACAAAAGAAGGGGATGATTCCAATGACCTGATTCCAGGGCACGGATAGCCACCCCATGACTACCTCCACTCAAGGAACTACAAGTTCCATCAGCCACCGGGGGAAAGAATAACAGAAAAGCCATTGGGAGCCCCACTGCCTGCTGGGACTTGTAGTTTTCTTGTCCAACTACGAACAGGGTATCAGAGGAACGGCTGAACCTAACAGAGACTCTTACATCTAGGTATCAGCCCCAGGCTCCAGAATCACATGACACAAACTTCACGGCCTCCACAAGCATTGCCTTATCTGTCTCAAAACCTGTAAGTCCCCTAGCTCCTAGAGCAAAGAACCAGGGGCGTCCAATGGAAAAATTTGTTCCCTCTAATCTCAGACCTCGTGGTCGGGGAATGGCAACTCACCAATACTCTGTGGAGTTGTCCTTTGCACTACCTCCAGGCCCCAGGGTACAGTAAACctctccacctccctgcccctaCAGTGACCCAATCCAATTCTGAACGGAAAACTACAGATCCCATGAGCCTCAGGAGGAAGTCAGGCCAGAGAGAAGCGGCCGACCCCAGGTGGTTCTGGGATTTGTAGTCCTCTGCTGGCCGGGACACATTAAGACCCAGGCCGCTCACCGACAGGAAG
It contains:
- the TMEM150B gene encoding modulator of macroautophagy TMEM150B isoform X1 — encoded protein: MWGYLSMLPAFLALWAIAGVWTVFAVAVTNRSVNLTEGFPYISLCGSYPPQSCIFSQLLNTGAVMASWICIIRYHQLRDWGVGKWLNQLIMWTGLLCALGTSVVGNFQQKNQLPTHLVGAFFALFAGNFYFWLQLYLCWRMKSLPQPGAPWIGPLRLGLCSLCTILMVAMVILHSWPMRSASAACEWAIAMLLFTLFGLFAVDFSCLDGCTLCLQPGPSLSPPPASPISLQITL
- the TMEM150B gene encoding modulator of macroautophagy TMEM150B isoform X2, which encodes MWGYLSMLPAFLALWAIAGVWTVFAVAVTNSLCGSYPPQSCIFSQLLNTGAVMASWICIIRYHQLRDWGVGKWLNQLIMWTGLLCALGTSVVGNFQQKNQLPTHLVGAFFALFAGNFYFWLQLYLCWRMKSLPQPGAPWIGPLRLGLCSLCTILMVAMVILHSWPMRSASAACEWAIAMLLFTLFGLFAVDFSCLDGCTLCLQPGPSLSPPPASPISLQITL